The stretch of DNA AACACAGGAGTGCTGCTTGCAGAAAGGCAGAGTGTTCTCAGTgtggagatttttctttttaatgtatcaATAAGTTCTGGGATTTGATTTCTTGGCATCTGCCACAGCTTTGTTCACATACAGCTGGGGCAGAACTGAACAGTTTTTCATATAGTAAAGGGTGGTGGATGCTGTTACCAGTAGACTCATGTAATTCAGTACTATTTTATCTCTGATTCCAGTGGGCTGAAGAGCAATTTCCTGTCTTTCAATAACAGCCTAAACATTTTCCACAGATGTTTTTAAGtcaggatttttgttttcagggtTCAGTCATTTCTAAGGAGACACTTTTGtgattttaattctgttaatataagaatatatttttacacCATAAAACCACGTACATCAGTAGAACATTCTTATTGCAGTTACTGTGTTTTAAAGATGACACTGGGCTTGCTCACCACAATCCCAAACCTGAGAAGAGGTTTGGGTAGTTCTGCTGTTACTTTCCTATAAAATTTAAACGTGTATTTGGCAGTTGTCATCGAATTCCCTGTTGGCAGGGCTGAGGATCAGTAAATCCCACTGCCAGGGTCGGGGCTGTTTGTTGGAACTctcgcaggctgctgctggagcgtgactgagttgtttttctttttccccgTGCCGTAGCGAGCTCGTGGCGACGCGCTGACGACAGGAGGGAAGAGCGCGGGGAGGAACGGGAACCGGCGCGGCGGTCggcccctgctcctgctgctcctccagcttctgctcccccagcagcatccAAAGAGCGGGAAAGGGACGGCGAGAAGGAGAAAGGATCCTGGAAACCAGAGAAGGAGCGTGAGCCCGTACGCCGCACTAAAAACGAGACAGATGAAGAAGGGTGGACCACTGTACGACGTTAAGTGGGAATCACAGAGTTTAACCAATGTTTTAGCTTTGATTTGATCGAATCCACAGATTATATTTGTGCTTATAAACATTCTGAATTGGAATTCTTTAACCGATGTTTTGAGGTAACATGAAAGCATGAATTACTTACTCATATAGATTGATCATGCGCAAAACTCACAGCAGAAGGTTGGAAATTGAATGCCAGTTTTTGAGATTTCAAATGATGCTTATTTCATGGGTCATTTgttgctgaaataaaaagaagcaagtCTAACAGCTGTCTTCAGCACAGCTTCTCTTTGGCACCAAAAACAGGctgccctttttatttttagtctttctTAGTTTGGAATGGGGTATTATTGTCACAGGACATGCATTTGAAAACACCTCTGTTCACACAGTGAAATTATTGAAAAACAGAGCTAAAAGAATTTGCATAATTAACCAAAAAGTAGAAAAGCCCTCTTTTACATAGATACTTTGGAGGGCAGGCGGTTTCTGAGATATTTTATCACTATCTAAATTCGGTAAGTTGTTTAAATTGGAATTGAATACAGTAAACATTGTGAATTAGCTACACTGGGATATTTTCTGTAGATTTACTTGAATCCATAATGCCTCTGAGGCCACTTTGCAGTCATTGTTCCAGTAATGTACACACTGCTGCAGTGTACAAATCAAACTTGCAGCTTTTACAATTTGTGTTTTGGTAAGCATATGGCTATGTACTTTCTGTTGCCAATATCACAACTGCTTTCTCCATTACTGGATAATTCATGCCTTTCAAggatttataaatatttgtcaTATTTAAAATGTGTGGTTTTGGAGAAATTGTtcaattttccccccaattcTTTGTCTTCAGGGTCaattctttccctttccaaaaCAGTGATTTGTAGTAGTGGCTGTGTTGACTTCAAAGCTGGGGTGCAGTAACAACAAGGAACAATCTGGTCACACTGAAGCCAACACAGAACTTGCTGCTGTGTGTTTCTTCAATGATAAATAAACAAGTTAAGGAATTAGCTGCTGCAGTGTCTTTGACTTTTTAGTGAGTCCTGCACCATGTGTTCATGCAGAACAGCTGTTGGACAACCATTTTCTGTTCTCAGACCTGTTCTGTACCAGCTGAAGAAGAAGGTGAGAACACCTGGGCTGGTTTCTCCCTGAGAAACCTGGTGTGTGAACAGAAGTTGTAATATTCCTCTTGTCCTTTTCTGTGTTATCCAGGGccagtagtttttttttttttggggaaaactTGCTCTCAGAGCCATCTTCTCAGGGCTTGATTTTTGTGTCTTTGGATCCTATCTTGTCATTGCTGGTTGAGTCACAGGACTCCTTCAGAGAAATAATGTTTTccaagcattaaaaaaaaaaagtattttttgttctttatacAGTTGCAAAAAGGATGGAACTagagagcagcagcctccagtAACAGTGCTTACTGGATCTGGAGTAGGGGGTGCTGCTGTTCTTCAGACACCTCCTGCTGTCCTTGCATTTTGTGTCACTGAATGCTGTTAAAGGGGGCCCAGGAGCTCGCTCCACTGCTGGCTGTGAAATTCCTGTGGTACTTAAAACTGTGTGTGTTCAGTGTGGTTTTGAAAACCTCCAAGGCTGAGGACTGCACAACTGTTCTGGGAAGCCTCTTCCAATGCTTGACTAGCTCCAGATTGAAAAATCTgtgtcacagaatggtttggggtggaaggtAACCTCAAAGGTCATCCAGTCCAGCCCTCAGCTGCTATGAgtagggacatcttcaactagatcatGTTGCTCAGAgcttgaatgtttccagggctggagcatccaccttttctctgggcaatctgtgccagtgttttCTCCCCTCATTGTTATAAAACCTCTTCTATCTAATCTGAATCAACCattcttcagtttaaaaccattacccctttTCCTATCACAAAAAAGTCTGCCCCCATCCTTCTTACAGCCCCCCTTCAAAGGCCACAGTTAGGGCTCTGTGGagccttctgttctccaggctgaaaaacctCAGCTCTCAGGCTTTCCTCACaggggaggtgctccagctctctggtCATTTTTGGTCATCAAAAAGTTTAAACCTCTCTCTCTTAGCTTCTATCCTGTGTCTTTCTGCTCATTGTGTGCTACTGTGGAAAGCTGGAATTTTCCAGATAACTTCCTAGTAGGAAACAGGTGACTGCTGTGAGATCTCCCCTAAAACCattcctttctccaggctgaacaagccctGTCCCTTCAACCTTTCCTCCCAGGCGTGTGCTCCAGCCTCTGGACACTGCATTGGTCCTCTGCAAATTTGGCTGAGTCCCTGATTTAGGGGAAAGAGCACACAGCTGAACTGAGGTGAACTGAGGGGGACCCTTCCCTTCTAGAGGCTGGGATCCAGGCCCAAACAGTTCAGTGCCCAGCTCAAACAGCCTGGGATCTGCTGGCTCATGCTCACCTTTTCCCCTGCCAGGGCCCAGGGGTGTTTGAGCCCCCAGCCTGCCACTGCAAGGGCGCCTTCCTTGGCTGGGCaggcccctgccctgctccctcttGAATTCAGCAGGCTCCTGTCCATCCCTTTGGCcagcagccctgtcccaggtgtgtgggctgggatcccaCTTCAGTGTCATCCTGTGGCTGCCTCCAGGACCTGGAGGATGGTTTcagcccagccccctgcccacaGTGCTGAGCCTGGACATCCAGCCAGGATTTCTTCCCCTTTGTTATGTGGGCTGTAGCATCCTGAGCTGGGTGCAAGGATATTGTGTGAGACAGTGCTGACAGCCTTGTTAAAGCTGAGATGAAGAACATCCAGTGCTCCTTCCCTCGTCCACAAAGATATTTTATTATAGAAGGCAGGTGAGCCAGGCATGGCTTACCCTCAGTAATTCCATTTTGGCTGTTCCCAGTCATCTTCTGCATCTCCCAAAAAGACATTCTGGAAGGATTTCCTCTGATTTTTCCAGGAACTGGAGTGATACCGTCTGGCCTGTGCTTTCTCAGATGGTCCTTTCAGCCTTTTATCAACAACAGGCATAACATTTGCCTTTCTCTAGCCTTGTAATATGTAAGTAGTGATTATACCCTCAGTTACATAGTTTTAATTGTATCCACACAAAGACACTTTCACACCGGATGAGTGTTAGTCATCCCTGCACCAGCTAAAGCTGTTTCTCAATCTGTGTTATTTGCATTATTTGAGATTGTGATAATGTTGTCAGTGAGTGTTATATTCTCAGGACTGGGCAGCttgaggagaggctggggagatGTGAGCTTTGCAGGCATGCcagtgtgtttattttattgcttgATCTGTTTAGACACAATACTGACAGTGAACAAAAACCCCTGCTGACCAAATCCAACAGCTCAAGCCTCCATCTCCTGCCATCATTAAACATAAGCACAAAATTTGGTTAcctgaaaatgttgaaaatgaGTTCTGTGTCAGTCTTTGCCTTGTTTGAGTCATGTTCCTTAAACAGCTAATTTTTTGAGTGAACCTTAGAAGAATACAAACTGTCACCGGCTGTATTTAGAAGGCAGAACTtaaggctgctgctgtttgaatGGATGCAAATGTGGCTGGATTAAAAAATCTCCAGCAAGGCAGTGTCAGGTATGAAAAGTGCTGttcccttcctgctccaggagcagtcCAGACACTGACCCAGCCCATGGGCAGGACTGAGGGCCATCAGGGTCCTCAGCTGAAGGGGGGCATAACTGGCATTATATTTAAGCTTTTTCTAGAGTGCTTTAcctataaaaacaaatatttttttacaaaaccagTATTTATGAGAACTGGCAGGGTGCAGTGGTGTTACTCCTGactgggcacagccacagctgcagcccaggacacgtcATGATTTTGGTGACCTGTAAGGCCATGAGGAGGGCCAGGAGGACATTGGGGTGGGCTGGTGGGCAGCCAGGAGGCATCTCAGACAGCAAGAGTACTGGAAGGCTTGTCTTACTGTAAATGAAAGATATCTTTGTCATTTTCCTGTCCTTGGGCTGCTGTCATTGGCAGGAACTGCTGCATGTAAGCAAGTTTTCCTCCTGTGGCTAAAGGGCACTGCTGAATGGTGCCAGCCTACAACGGGAAGGCATTGGGTCAGTGAAATGCAAGATCCAAAATGTACCTGTTACTCAGGCACTGGTGCCCATCCTGTGGTTTACTGCAGCATTGCAAGAAGTAAGCACTCAAGTGGTGTAACAAAAACACccagttcttccttttttgccatggcagggccagctgcagctgaaatgcTCTACACTTTGTCTGGACCTCctcttaaataaaattaatgcatttaattACAGTAGGATGGAAATTCTAAAAACTATTCCACTGCATTTTATTAATCAAAGCCTCCcttgctgcattttctgttaGCCCTTTCTCTCTTGGGCAGGAGGCTTTTCTAAACCTTGTTCCATTTTTAGTGACTCACTTGTCCAGAAAACAGTCATTTTAGAATTATATCTTCCTCCCCATGCATCTCTTAGCAATTCATCTCCAGTAAAAATTAATCTATATATCTGTGGGTCAAACTAgcactgtcaaaaaaaaaaaaaaaaaaaaaaaagaaaaaaaaaagacattttatagCCGTTGTGGTTTGGTCCTATGGCATCTATCTGAGGCACTGGTCAGCAGAGTGACAGCAATCTGCCCAAACAGAATTTCCACTAAAGCTGGGCACAGACTTACCTGACTTTAGCTGAATCAAATTACCTATACATCTGAAAGTATTTTCTAATTAGAAGTAGCTTGCTTTTTGCCAAGACTAGCACCAGCTGAGGATGATTATCCAATATTGTGTTCACTCCTCTTGCCAGACTATCACTATAGAAAAGATTCCATGACTTAACATGCACAAGTTTAAACAGGTGACCATAATATTTTGATTTGCAAATGCCTGTAGAAGAGTGAAAATAGTATCTCACTTTTCACAGATTTCAGATGAAGCTCTTTGCTGTTCCTAGAATTTTAATTACTAATGCAAACGGTTCCCTGTATTTAAGGAGTCAAAGTAGCAATACAAACACTGCCTATTGTAATAACCTTTTCAGAGTGACCAAGAACAAGCATGTTTCTGCTCACTTGGTACCACAAGGAGTGTGCTGGTATGCCAGAAATCACAGGAGTTTACTTCAAAAAACCCAGTCCAAAAATCCTTTAAGGTTTAGTTTTTGTTAGACTCGCAGTTGTGAATCTTTAAAGGGCAGATTGTCCTCTTGAATGATTACATAAAGTAACTGAAGAGCCTTGCTGTCAGGCTGGCTTTTGCTGAATCCTGTCATCTTTCTGCAACAGTCtgaggtttggtttttgtttttttttacctcccCCACCCCTAACTGGTCTTGAAGCTGTTACTCTTCCACTTTACCTGTTAAGCCTTTATTGAGATGCCCAGTGCTGGGTAGCAGCGAGGCCAAGCAGCTCTTGGCCTTTCCAGAgcaaggctgcagctccctggagaACAGAACCAGGAGCAACAGGCAGCAGCACCGGCTGTGCACACAAGTTTTCCTCTTACACAGGCTCTGCAGAAGGCCAGTGCCACCCAGACACAGGATCTGCTGTTATCCTGAGGGATTTCAGGCTTTGCTCCAGGGCTGGTACTGCACAGCAGCTTCATGTAAAGAGCAGAGAGGTGGGGCAGGGACATGGCAACACCTCCAATCCAGCCCGGCCAGGTAACCCTCAGAAAACACCCGAGACAGATTTTCTTTGatctttcttgcttttgtgtCCAGTAACAGTCAACTGCATTAAAATGTATAGAAGGATCTTCAAACTTCCCACAAGGAGGTAACAAAAGTACAGAAGAAAACTCTTCCTACAGCATCACACTGGAGCTCGATTCTAATGTGTGGTGGACACAGATTAAACCTACGTGGACCAGGAatcacaaaaccaaacacatctAACTTTAACACCTTAGAAGAGCCTGTGGTGCACTCCCTGTAGAGCAAGAGACAAAATGTAATGTATTAAGCACAAGGAGAGGGAGGCTGGCACAAGGATAGCTGCAGCCACTGAGTGTTATTTAATGCAAACCCCACTGCGTTCGATAATTAGACCTGACACCATCTTTGGAGCCATCTGATGGAGATTTAAGGGAACACTTCCACACAAGATCAGTTTCTCCCTCCTAATTGCTGTGGCTGGGAGTTAACAGCAGTGAATAATGAACCCTGGGTCCTCAtccccagcccatcccacaCATGTTTTGACTCCATTCTTGACTGTCCTGCTCTCCTGACCCCATCTGCCACCCTGCTGAGCagcttttcaaaagaaaaccacacaAGTGTGGATTACTCCTCACTTTCCTAGTTCCCTTTTTCTGTCAGGACCCATCCCCTTTCTCATCTTCCTGGTGCTGTCCCAGCAGTTCCTCCACAAGGCTCTCTtcacctccctgctgcacagcagtGTGATCCACTGCACTGAAAACTCCAGCATCCATCTTTCTGCTCCAGAGTACTCAAACTCCaaattgctgctgctccttgtcctACCTCtaggtaacaaaaaaaaaaaaaaaaaacaaaaaaccaaaaaaaaacccctcccaaaaaaaccaaaacaacccccaaaacaccaaaaaatcaCCCCTCAAAACatcaaaaaagcccaaaacaaaacaacagacaaaccaaaaaaaaaaacaaaccaaaaaaaaaccattttcttttggGGATTAGAAGTGATACAGCCCTGGCTGATATTCAGTACCAAGGAACCGCCATCACCCAGAGTGGTCCAGGACTTCAGCCTAATTCTTATGCTTACAGTCTGTGTAGTGTTAAGGATATTTGTTATCCATATGGGCAAATCTCTTTTACTTGCAAAGAGTTAAAGCCACGTTCTCTGAACTCTTGCAAATAAACAACCTCCCTTTCTTCCATTCTCCTACGGTCACAGCTTTCTGCTCTGTCCAGGTCTCTTTCCACCAGGCTTCCCCCATTCTCCACCACAAACACAGCTGCATCAAAGCTTGCTCCATTGCCATCTCACTGCCCTTCTGTCAGCGGAAAGGGCTCGGTTTGCACTCTAGCCCAGAGTCATCGCGTTTTCAAACACGCACTTGGATGTTTTCTCCTCTCAGACCTTCCCTAAAGCTGAGTACTCGACACGGGGACCTGCGAGACCAGCGCCATCGGTGCCCACGAGAGGAAGGGTGACCGCTCGGATGCTGCGATTTCGGGAAGCAGGTGTGAATTCCCGAGGGCAGGTTCGATCGCGATTTGCTCACCGCTTTTAAAACCGGCGAAGGGAATCGCTGGGATGTTTGCTTTAAGAGCTGAAAGGCGGAGTGTTGTACGCTAATTAAACGCCCCGCTATGAACGGGCAATGAAGAACAGCTCTCCCGGCCGATGCCCCGCCGGCACGGAGCGCTCGGGCCGGCCGGGCGGCAGAAGGCGGCGCTGCCCCGCCGCGGGCACCGGGGACCCCCGCCACCTCCCCGGCCGTGGGTGCAACCCTCGGAACCCCCCGCGCACACCCACCCAAGTCAGATCTCGCCGTCTCCATAAAAATCacatatagatatattttttcttacaataAACAAACACAGCGCATCTCCGCCTCGCAGTCCCCGGGCCCGGCGCCGGGCTCCGCGCGTTCCAGCGCGCAGCGGCCGCCCGGGGGCCGGGGCAGTGTCAGCGGGGAGGGGCGCGGGGCGAggcccgggggtcccggccgCTAGCGGCCCTTCCTGCCCAGGGCGGTCCGGGCGTGCCGGAGCTGCCGGGCCGCCGGCACTTTGGAGAGGGGGCAGTACTTGATGGTGTGGGCATTGTCGCCGCTGGCGCCGCAGAGGGGGCAGGTGTAGCGCCGCAGCACCGGGCACAGGACGCGGCCGTCGGGTCCCTTGAGGATGTGCGTGGTGTAGAGGGCCACCGCCTCCTTGTTGTTCCGGCAGAAGACGCAGACCTGCAGCTCGGGCTTGAGCAGGCGGGAGGCGGCCCGCGGGTGCGCCGGCAGCCGCCCCGCCACCACCACGCCGCCCCAGGCGTGGGCAGAGCCCTCCCGGCCCGGGTGCTCCCCCGAGCAGTCGAACACcacggcggcggggccgccgcgcccGGGAAAGGGGCTGAAGTCGGCGAAGcgctcctccagcagcccctcgccgtggtggtggtggtgatgccCGCACAGGTCCAGGTCGTGCAAGTCCAGCGCGCCCTCGAAGTACGGCCCCGccgcctcttcctcctcctcctcctcttcctcctcctcctcggccGGCGGCACGGCGGCCGCCACCACCACCGAGGGGGGCTCGGGGCCGAAGCCCTTGCCGGGCCGCACGGCCTTGGTGATGAGCGTGGCCAGCCCCAGGTAGTCGTTCCAGGAGTTGAAGACGTTCCCGCAGGCGCTGTGGCTCCGGCCGCCGTAGCGGGCGCCCGGCAGGCACTCCACGGGCGGGAGGTGCCggtgctgctccagcttggTGCCCGGGAATGCCTCCATGGGAGCGGCCCCTCCCTCGAGCGCGGtgcggggcagcgccgggcgcGCCGTCCGCCCCGGCACCGCTCCCGCCGCCTCTGCGAGCGCGCGGCCGCGCGGAGCGCCTCAAGTagggggcgggggcgcggccgccgcgctcCCATTGGCTGCCGCCCAGAGATGCCTCGCGCTCATTGGCtgagcggcggcgggggcgtGGCTCGGCCGCGGTCGGGGCGCGCTCCGGTCCCGCAGGTGcggcgggaccgggaccgggaccgggacctGGAACtaggatggggatggggataggGATCGGAATCGGGATCGGGACCGGAATCAGGAGCGGGACCGGGACTAGGTTGGGGATagggatcgggatcgggactGGGACTGGAATCAGGAGCGGGACCGGGACTAGGTTGGGGATagggatcgggatcgggactGGGACTGGAATCAGGAGCGGGACCGGGACCAGGGTCGGGGCCAGGACCGGGACCGAGACTGGGACTGGGACCGGGACCAGGATggggatcgggatggggatcgggatcgggatggggatcAGGACCGGGATGGGGATCGGGACCGGGAGCGGTAGCGGAGCCGCAGGATGATCCGGGAGCAGCCCGTGTGAGCCGGACCCCACAAGGCACAGCCCCGGCGGGGAGCAGCGGTGCCGCTCCGAGCGGCCCGGCACTGGCAGGGAGGAGTCTCCACCCGCAGCAGAGCGATGCGGGGACAGAACAAGTTTGGCGCTGTACGAGTGGGAAAAGGCTCCAGCGAGCCTTGTAAGCTCGTGAGGGCAGCAGGTGCCTTCCCATTGGTGCCAAAAAGTCGTGTGGGGCAGAGGTGATTTCCTCTTTGCACCCCTGTTAGAAGTgggttttaattaattaaattagaGAAGGTTTGGCTGGGGTCTCAGGTGAGGTATGTGCCCTCACTGAAGTGCTGCTCAGGTATGGGGAACCAGTCTAGAATATTCAACCCTAGAAAGGGATGGGCCTGATGTACACTGTGCCTGTGCGTGCTCTGTGTGCAGTGGGTGGATGCAGAGGCacctgggcagcaggacaggcagcagtgTCCTGCAGCACCCACCTGTTGGGCCTGCTGAGCCCAGGTTTTGGTGGCCCAGCCCTCACCCCTCTGGTCAgtccctgcagggcaggtgCCGTGCTGCAGGACAAGGGACCGTGGTGAGGAGATGCAAGCCCCCTTTGCTGCCCCTGATGGTTCCCATCCAGTCAGGCCACCCAGAAACCAGATCCTCCTTTGGGAAGCATCAGgtgtgcttttccttttgggCAAGAGGAGCTGACAATGCAAGGATCCTATTAATTTCCAGCCCCTGGTGAGAGCTGAGCAGGGTGGGTGAAGTTTTGTCAGAAGTAAATCTGTCTCCCCTGTGCACGGCCCTGATTTGTCAGTCTAACAGATGCTCCTCTGGCAGGTAAAGCAGCTTTCCaatgtgttttgtttgcatCTGAAATGGGCAGGTTTCATAAGCTCAGGAATCAGGAATAgctccccaggggctgcctTCCAGCACCACGAGGCTGGATCCACCTCCCCAGCCTCATGAAGTGCCTGGGAAGTGGGTGTATCAAGGACCAGGGAACAACAAGgatggctgcagggagcagagctggctggaagCAGTGTTTCAGAGCATGGAACTCTGGCTGGAACTCATCTCAGTACTGAAGACATTCACAAAGGAAGTTCTGTTCCAGACCATGCCTGTGTGGGACACGATTCTGCACTGGGTGACCACAGGGACATTTCACAGTTATGGGGTGtcaggctgagcccagagctcaTCTCTGAGATGCAGTTATGTGGCAGACCTTTGCCCTCTTCAGCAGAGTGTTTCAGGGCCTGATTTGcactggaggcagcagggaatggCAGAGGTAACAGATGGGTGACAGGGCACAGGGTGATCAGTCAGAGTGGTTGAGCATCACTTCCTGGAGCAATTGCTGTATCTCATCTGTAGACATTTTAAGAGGCAGAGTGAATAATTTCATATCACTGCTGTAGCAGTGTATGTAGCtacaggcagagaggaaaacagccCTGTTCCCCTCACTGCCAATGCAGGGAGCGATGAAGAACCTGgagcagcataaaaaaaaatatcctcacTGGGAAAACATTGTGAAGGATAGACACCTGTCACCAGCACTGCAGTAACAGCACCCTCTGTTTGACcaacagctcagcagagctcacGTGCCTTGGCAACCCAAGTGTTTGGGGTATGTTGCAGGAGTTATTTCATTACTTTCTTTGTCCAGACTTTTGCCCATGGACCTGCATGTTCCAGGGGTTGAGCAAATACTCAACAGCTCCACTCAggtccctgcagagctgtcGGGCATCATCAGACTTGCACCAAGCTCATGCCAGCTGACTGGGGTCGCCCAGCCACAGTGCTGGTGCAAGAGCAGGAAATCCCACCGTTGACATTGGAATGAATCAATGTCTTGGTGAAACTCTTCACCAGTTTCAAGCAGTAAACAAAATATGTGATCAAGAAGAGCTAATGGACAAGCAGCTGCTTCTAGGAAGGATTGGTGTTTTGGTGTGCTTTGAAATGTTCTACATTTGAAACACTGACAACTGCATGAAAAACTACTGCTTTGCCCTCAGCTGGAAGTTGGGATTATTTCTGACTATGCCAAAGTAGCCTTTAGGCAACCCTTGTCAGGAACTGGGCAGTGCAAGAGCACAGATGTCTTGGTGGTGCCTCTTGTGAGTTCTTGTGGCAGGGCTGCACAGCAATGCTGGCAAACTCTCATCTGGAGCAGAAGTGACAAATAGCTCTTGGCACTGTGAATGCAACACCACGGGCCAAACTCTGCCCAGCCAAGGGGAAAGTTTTCTGCTCCCTCAGAGCAGCGAGAAACCATGTCAGAAATTCAAGCTGATCTGAGCACAGGAAGCCATCAAATCTGCTGGGGTCTGAGAAATCTGCTTGGGGAGACTGGTGGGGGAGCTCCCACTGGCCACAGGAATTTGTAAAGTCCAAGACTGCTCCTGGgaatacacagacacacacatatgtatgaAATCTGTGGAGGTGCCAGCTGCAGGTGAGTGAGGCCTTTGTTTGGGGTTGGaggaaagatttctttcttAGTATTAAAGCAAAAATGATCTAACAAGTGGCTTAACAAGAATGATAGAAGGATTTAAGCACAGAGGGGTTTGAGTGCATGCAGGACAGCTGTCAAGTTTAGAGAGGAGATTAGCAGTTCATTTGAGAGATACATTAGGAAAGGGCTTACTCTGGGGGGCTGCGAGCTCCCCTGAGGCTGGGGAGGATTTACTGCCTGTAAGTGTTGATGTATTGTGCACGTTGTGAAGCTTGCCATCCCAGCAGCTTTGATATGTTCCAGCTTTTCTTCAAAACCCCTGTGGATTTTAAAGTGGCTTTCATTTAATGTGGGAGATGTTGACAAGCTCCCCCAGGAGGCTGGCAAGTTCTCAGAAgggtctttttaaaatattagctTCACCACGACTTCTAGAAGACTTCTCCCCCCCCAGAATATCAAGGAGTGGTTTGTTTCTGACAGCGCGGAAAATACATGAGGTGTCTGCTGACACAGGGAAGatctgccctgtgctgcttgGACTCCCAGCCTAGTGTTCAGCAATCCTATCTGAAGCTTTTGGCTTAACAGATGATGCTTGTGTTTGGAAAGCTGACGTTTATAGCACAGAGCAATCCTGTTCAGAAGATTGGGAGCAGCTGGTGGGACTCACACGGGCGAGTTCGGTTTCAGTGGAGGATACAAACACAAGTGATGGAAGCAGAGCTTCAGCCTGGGGTCTGCTCAGAGGCCCCGGCGCCGATGTTC from Vidua chalybeata isolate OUT-0048 chromosome 8, bVidCha1 merged haplotype, whole genome shotgun sequence encodes:
- the NANOS1 gene encoding nanos homolog 1, which translates into the protein MEAFPGTKLEQHRHLPPVECLPGARYGGRSHSACGNVFNSWNDYLGLATLITKAVRPGKGFGPEPPSVVVAAAVPPAEEEEEEEEEEEEAAGPYFEGALDLHDLDLCGHHHHHHGEGLLEERFADFSPFPGRGGPAAVVFDCSGEHPGREGSAHAWGGVVVAGRLPAHPRAASRLLKPELQVCVFCRNNKEAVALYTTHILKGPDGRVLCPVLRRYTCPLCGASGDNAHTIKYCPLSKVPAARQLRHARTALGRKGR